One window of the Zea mays cultivar B73 chromosome 3, Zm-B73-REFERENCE-NAM-5.0, whole genome shotgun sequence genome contains the following:
- the LOC103651383 gene encoding uncharacterized protein, translated as MSTPVSQQDTQFTDTQGKHGDGGKNMLTNTNVTPKATPHMDPDAPIFDATPQIKVYVETDPATNTPQVGQASLDSEMQTVLALREYLCGLQSDTGRTIIDYGEYSATCSDIYESFADGKCLDNVFMQCFIQCVIDDAKNQQTSMSSNSLILDVNVGSLLNFEEQERHSRNPQPFDESVLHTLLDNSLPETDELDQCKAIMVPMVSRGHWTLYVVNKVKKCIHILDSNPYGPTLGGTTWKDYHFAHLGSGGRKLPWAKVIMSRLNKAIQHGNTSEIRSLALHYITFHPKNKALSLLQDI; from the exons ATGTCTACTCCAGTTTCTCAGCAGGATACGCAGTTTACAGACACACAG GGTAAACATGGTGACGGTGGCAAGAACATGCTGACCAATACAAACGTCACTCCTAAAGCAACACCACACATGGATCCTGACGCGCCGATATTTGATGCGACTCCGCAAATCAAG GTTTATGTTGAAACCGATCCAGCTACAAACACTCCACAGGTTGGCCAGGCTTCTCTTGATTCGGAGATGCAAACTGTGTTAGCTCTACGCGAATATTTGTGTGGTCTGCAATCTGACACCGGCAG GACCATAATAGATTATGGTGAATATTCAGCGACATGTTCTGACATATATGAATCTTTTGCCGATGGGAAGTGTCTCGACAATGTATTCATGCAGTGTTTCATCCAATGTGTTATTGATGATGCAAAAAATCAGCAGACTTCCATGAGTTCGAACAGTTTGATTCTTGATGTTAATGTTGGG TCACTACTCAACTTTGAGGAACAGGAACGACACAGTCGCAACCCTCAACCTTTTGATGAATCTGTACTCCACACACTTCTAGACAATTCATTGCCTGAGACAGATGAATTGGACCAATGCAAAGCG ATCATGGTCCCCATGGTAAGCAGGGGGCATTGGACATTGTATGTTGTCAACAAGGTCAAGAAGTGCATTCATATTTTAGATTCCAACCCATATGGACCAACACTTGGTGGAACTACATGGAAGGACTATCATTTTGCACATTTGGGCTCAGGTGGCAGAAAGTTACCATGGGCTAAGGTTATTATGAGCAGATTAAACAAAGCAATACAACAT GGCAACACCAGTGAGATACGGTCTCTTGCGCTGCATTATATCACATTCCACCCGAAGAACAAAGCATTATCGCTGCTCCAAGACATCTAA